Proteins encoded together in one Chaetodon auriga isolate fChaAug3 chromosome 20, fChaAug3.hap1, whole genome shotgun sequence window:
- the LOC143338766 gene encoding chaperone Ric-8A → MDMDLEGIIQCIKQGDEKGVQTQLQEFNKEFAQCFFFDAEERERRKQKKLEEFKKNKVRDFTDSDSDCDEYDQEDRGLLLRQNLAVVLLRFIRTGVKCRLLRVSLRTLRILSRDKKVLGPLVTDTALMTVAKLAGLTTCDADDEASDPDSEFYDNIIASLAEAKLLSQCRADEDEGDVEAAYQNEECSAFDEDAKSDISITNSGDLDSISWFGSHRASINEMHRGSIHHKVLERGRRDRRESKMEVEEEEEEGDTGEEAQRKEALKVLCNVVYNSTWAQERFSTLRLMCGLVERLSSSISCSSPSSVQFYELRLLFLITALRPELRTQLQQEGGVSLLTAALESCLDVEWKDQYECVLGPDRPPISLEASQRIVEILKILFNITYSAHRQEPSEDDAALYRHLVALLRLCLMRKCLLSDDTDELQGHTVNLLSALPLQCLDVLLMVPPEPGSQQCQGVNMDCVHTLVLFMERRLESGDKIKEKLTPILNLLTESCRAHRETRHYIRKHILPPLRDVSHRPEEGSTVKSRLIRLMTHLDTDVKHCAADLIFVLCKENVSRFVKYTGYGNAAGLLATRGLLGGQGSRTLSSDGQYSSDSDSDTEEYRQVKDRINPVTGRVEAEQPDPMEGMTEEEKEEEAKRLIMLFNKLSRGNIIQPMGVDSEGKLVPMSGLRENSLTEERESGSENDGEAEEGEKN, encoded by the exons ATGGACATGGACCTGGAGGGGATTATCCAGTGCATCAAGCAGGGGGATGAGAAAGGTGTTCAGACACAGCTGCAGGAGTTCAACAAAGAG TTTGCCCAGTGCTTCTTCTTtgatgcagaggagagggagcggAGGAAA CAAAAGAAGCTAGAAGAG TTCAAGAAGAATAAAGTGAGAGACTTCACGGATTCTGACTCTGATTGTGACGAGTACGACCAGGAGGATCGAGGCCTCCTCCTCAGACAG AATTTAGCTGTTGTCCTCCTGAGATTCATAAGAACAGGAGTTAAATGTCGTCTGTTGAGAGTATCTCTACGCACCCTGAGAATCCTCTCCAGAGACAAAAAGGTCCTGGGCCCTCTGGTGACAGACACTGCTCTCATGACTGTGGCCAAACTGGCCGGGCTGACCACATGTGACGCAGACGACGAAGCCAGCGACCCTGACTCTGAGTTCTACGACAACATCATCGCTTCACTCGCCGAGGCCAAACTGTTGTCGCAGTGTCGCGCTGACGAGGACGAAGGCGACGTTGAAGCCGCTTACCAGAACGAAGAGTGCTCTGCCTTTGATGAGGACGCCAAAAGCGACATCAGCATCACCAACAGCGGAGATCTGGACAGCATCAGCTGGTTTGGGAGCCACAGGGCCAGCATCAACGAAATGCACAGAGGCAGCATCCATCACAAGGTGCTGGAGCGAGGGAGGAGGGACCGCAGAGAGAGcaagatggaggtggaggaagaggaggaggagggagacacaggagaggaggCACAGAGGAAAGAGGCCTTGAAGGTGTTGTGTAATGTGGTGTACAACAGCACCTGGGCACAGGAGAGGTTCAGCACTCTCAG GCTCATGTGTGGTCTCGTGGAGCGTCTCTCCTCCAGTATTAGTTGCTCGTCTCCCTCCAGCGTTCAGTTCTATGAACTACGCCTCTTGTTCCTCATTACTGCACTGCGCCCGGAGCTCAGGACTCAGCTTCAACAG GAGGGAGGTGTGTCCCTCctcactgcagctctggagaGCTGCCTGGACGTTGAGTGGAAGGACCAGTATGAGTGCGTGCTGGGACCAGACAGGCCACCCATCTCACTGGAAGCCTCTCAGCGTATCGTAGAGATCCTCAAAATCCTCTTCAACATCACATACAGCGCCCACAGGCAGGAGCCGAGTGAG gATGATGCAGCTCTCTACCGACACCTGGTGGCGCTCCTGCGTCTCTGCCTGATGAGGAAGTGTCTGCTTTCAGACGACACTGACGAGCTGCAGGG tcacacagtcaacCTGTTGTCAGCGCTGCCTCTGCAGTGTCtggatgtgctgctgatggtgccCCCGGAGCCGGGCTCGCAGCAGTGCCAGGGGGTCAACATGGACTGCGTCCACACCCTGGTGCTGTTCATGGAGAGACGCCTGGAGTCG GGTGATAAGATCAAAGAGAAGCTGACACCAATCCTCAATctgctgacagagagctgcagggcGCACAGAGAAACACGCCACTACATCAGGAAACAT ATCCTGCCTCCTCTGAGAGACGTGTCACACAGGCCAGAGGAAGGCTCCACGGTGAAGAGTCGTCTGATCCGTCTCATGACTCATCTGGACACAGACGTCAAACACTGCGCAGCTGACCTCATCTTTGTCCTCTGCAAGGAAAACG TGAGTCGTTTTGTCAAGTACACCGGCTACGGCAACGCGGCGGGCCTGCTGGCCACCAGAGGTTTGCTGGGCGGCCAGGGGTCCAGGACCCTCAGCTCTGACGGCCAGTACTCCAGCGACTCTGACTCGGACACCGAGGAGTACCGTCAGGTCAAAGATCGCATCAACCCGGTGACGGGACGGGTGGAGGCAGAGCAGCCGGACCCCATGGAGGGCATGaccgaggaggagaaggaggaggaggccaagaGGCTGATCATGCTCTTTAACAAGCTGTCCAG AGGGAACATTATCCAGCCGATGGGAGTGGATTCAGAGGGGAAGCTGGTCCCGATGTCAGGACTGAGGGAAAATTCCCTGACTGAGGAGAGGGAGTCTGGGTCAGAGAATGatggagaagcagaggaaggcGAGAAGAACTGA
- the irf3 gene encoding interferon regulatory factor 3, whose translation MSHSKPLLIPWLRAHVDSSRYPGVQWTNPERTEFSIPWKHALRQDSSDTDILIFKAWAEVSGNGRAQGDPSVWKRNFRSALRAKGFKLVSDNKNDSANPHKVFHWPDESGSGANSSAGSQDQDDPDMFEHIGPPTQESQVISCFDDCLYLPEEAVFSDSSVNQDILQECLKGLNIGPETEGTAAFEPPPEQQQLQNPVVIGGCALPGQQQYPVTFEGAVGEAGLPEQPALPMEGTVGGVCGGQLAEQFLHTMNKTRDGDNFKTQFRISVYYRGVKVSEQLVENEAGVRFVYSPELVGTALDPESGLSLVSLPSPGVMLDQTQVNLTQRILSKLVGLDLRVSGHVVYGQRRGESKAFWSFSKFDRSRQPQEVSKLHPQPLYLFKDFLRGILDFIDGRDCPPCSLFFCLGEKWPDPDNRPWEKKLVTVEVVLTSMELLKNMAVGGGASSLQSVELQMSLEEMMEMC comes from the exons ATGTCTCATTCCAAACCACTGCTCATCCCGTGGCTGCGGGCCCACGTTGACAGCAGCAGGTATCCTGGTGTCCAGTGGACAAACCCGGAGCGAACGGAGTTCTCCATCCCGTGGAAACATGCTTTAAGACAGGACTCCTCTGACACCGACATTCTCATATTTAAA gCCTGGGCAGAGGTGAGTGGCAACGGCCGGGCTCAGGGAGACCCCTCGGTCTGGAAGAGGAACTTCCGCAGCGCCCTCCGAGCCAAAGGCTTCAAACTGGTCTCTGACAACAAGAACGACTCAGCTAACCCCCATAAAGTGTTTCACTGGCCAGATGAGTCAGGATCAGGAG CGAACTCTTCTGCTGGATCTCAGGACCAAGATGACCCTGATATGTTTGAGCATATTGGCCCTCCTACACAAGAA AGCCAGGTGATCTCGTGCTTTGACGACTGTCTGTATCTTCCAGAAGAAGCCGTGTTTTCAG ATTCCTCTGTCAACCAGGATATCCTCCAGGAGTGTCTCAAGGGACTGAACATCGGCCCTGAAACAG AGGGCACTGCAGCCTTTGAGCCTCCTCCCGAGCAACAGCAGCTCCAAAACCCAGTTGTGATTGGTGGATGTGCGTTGCCTGGGCAACAGCAGTATCCAGTAACGTTTGAGGGTGCAGTCGGTGAAGCTGGGTTGCCTGAGCAACCGGCACTTCCAATGGAGGGAACCGTGGGAGGGGTCTGTGGTGGGCAGTTGGCGGAGCAGTTCCTACATACCATGAACAAGACCAGGGATGGAGATAATTTCA AGACTCAGTTCAGGATATCAGTGTACTACAGAGGGGTGAAGGTGTCGGAGCAGCTGGTTGAGAATGAAGCTGGAGTCCGTTTCGTCTACAG CCCTGAACTCGTCGGGACAGCGTTGGATCCAGAGTCAGGCCTGTCCCTGGTCTCTCTGCCGAGTCCTGGAGTCATGCTGGATCAAACCCAGGTCAATCTGACCCAACGCATTCTGAGCAAGCTGGTGGGTTTGGACTTGAGGGTGTCCGGTCACGTGGTCTACGGCCAGCGGCGGGGCGAAAGCAAAGCATTTTGGAGCTTCTCCAAATTTGACCGGAGCAGACAGCCCCAAGAGGTTTCTAAACTGCATCCTCAGCCGCTGTACCTGTTCAAGGACTTCTTGCGAG GAATATTGGACTTCATCGACGGGAGAGACTGCCCTCCCTGCTCCCTGTTCTTCTGCCTCGGTGAGAAGTGGCCAGATCCAGACAACAGGCCTTGGGAGAAGAAACTCGTCACAGTGGAG gTGGTACTGACTTCAATGGAGTTACTGAAGAATATGGCTGTTGGAGGCGGCGCCTCCTCCCTGCagtctgtggagctgcagatgtcgctggaggagatgatggagatgTGCTGA